In one window of Streptomyces roseofulvus DNA:
- a CDS encoding alpha/beta hydrolase encodes MTFVRIGGLAHHVAVDGHGPVCVLSAGLGLGWFDWDPVVPLLAPHRTVVRFDRPGHGLSQGTTTPPSPAGEADRIAALLDALRLPGPVTVVGHSIAGFHAEAFARLHPDRTAALVLVDSSVEEHPRPGRLGWTVPAGTALTALGLPAALGPALRRLAVRPSPATALDRDASRRPFPPTPPAEVRRVYRTSRVWRGALRENASYGSVATALAALRHTRPLPPGLPVTVLAAPDGSARWEARQRALARRLGARYEAAEPSGHLVMRDDPGTLARVVLETGQEPA; translated from the coding sequence GTGACGTTCGTACGGATCGGAGGCCTCGCCCACCACGTGGCCGTCGACGGACACGGCCCGGTCTGCGTGCTCTCCGCCGGACTCGGCCTCGGCTGGTTCGACTGGGACCCGGTCGTCCCGCTGCTCGCCCCGCACCGCACCGTCGTCCGCTTCGACCGGCCCGGCCACGGCCTCTCCCAGGGCACCACCACGCCCCCCAGCCCGGCCGGCGAGGCCGACCGGATCGCCGCCCTCCTCGACGCCCTGCGGCTGCCCGGGCCCGTCACCGTCGTCGGCCACTCGATCGCCGGCTTCCACGCCGAGGCCTTCGCCCGCCTCCACCCCGACCGCACCGCCGCCCTCGTCCTCGTCGACTCCTCCGTCGAGGAACACCCCCGCCCCGGCCGGCTGGGCTGGACCGTCCCCGCCGGGACCGCCCTCACCGCCCTCGGCCTGCCCGCCGCCCTCGGCCCCGCCCTCCGCCGCCTCGCCGTCCGCCCGTCGCCCGCCACCGCCCTCGACCGGGACGCCTCGCGCCGGCCCTTCCCGCCCACCCCGCCCGCCGAGGTCCGCCGCGTCTACCGCACCTCACGGGTCTGGCGCGGCGCCCTGCGCGAGAACGCCTCCTACGGCTCCGTCGCCACCGCGCTCGCCGCCCTCCGCCACACCCGCCCGCTGCCCCCCGGCCTCCCCGTCACCGTCCTCGCCGCCCCCGACGGCTCCGCCCGCTGGGAAGCGCGCCAGCGCGCACTGGCCCGGCGGCTCGGCGCCCGCTACGAGGCGGCCGAGCCGTCGGGCCATCTGGTCATGCGGGACGACCCGGGCACGCTCGCCCGGGTCGTCCTGGAGACGGGTCAGGAACCGGCGTAG
- a CDS encoding DUF998 domain-containing protein has translation MPGKVTRASAVLLLLGALAYTAWALEAVVRTGLDPVRAYVSELAAADQPFGVLFRAADLAAGLLVLAGAALGLRAARVRAVPEPGVPRWARTDPAPAGRRPWLLAGWSALALFGAATAADSRLPLSCAATADPGCAAREAAGLVPATHTAHAVSSGLAMTGALVAMIALTVAARRYGLWPPLARTGPALLALALTATVWTLAAVAAFESGHGGWALGAAQRLQVLLVAVWTGLLAVSVAREEART, from the coding sequence ATGCCCGGAAAGGTCACGCGCGCGTCCGCCGTCCTGCTGCTCCTGGGGGCGCTCGCGTACACCGCCTGGGCCCTCGAAGCCGTCGTACGGACCGGTCTCGACCCGGTCCGTGCGTACGTCTCCGAACTCGCCGCCGCCGACCAGCCCTTCGGCGTCCTGTTCCGCGCCGCCGACCTCGCCGCCGGACTCCTCGTCCTCGCCGGCGCCGCCCTCGGCCTCCGCGCCGCCCGCGTCCGCGCGGTCCCCGAACCCGGCGTCCCCCGCTGGGCCCGCACCGACCCCGCACCCGCCGGCCGCCGCCCCTGGCTCCTGGCCGGCTGGTCCGCCCTCGCCCTCTTCGGCGCCGCCACCGCCGCCGACTCCCGCCTCCCGCTCAGCTGCGCCGCCACCGCCGACCCCGGCTGCGCCGCCCGCGAGGCCGCCGGACTCGTCCCCGCCACCCACACGGCCCACGCCGTCAGCTCCGGCCTCGCCATGACCGGCGCGCTCGTCGCCATGATCGCCCTCACCGTCGCCGCCCGCCGGTACGGCCTCTGGCCGCCGCTGGCCCGCACCGGACCCGCCCTGCTCGCCCTCGCGCTCACCGCCACCGTCTGGACCCTCGCCGCCGTCGCCGCCTTCGAGTCCGGCCACGGCGGGTGGGCCCTCGGCGCCGCCCAGCGCCTGCAGGTGCTGCTCGTTGCCGTCTGGACCGGCCTCCTTGCCGTCTCGGTCGCCAGGGAAGAGGCACGCACGTGA
- a CDS encoding DUF3105 domain-containing protein, whose translation MAANRSANADRRARIEEMRRAEQARERRNRFLTIGVSAVVVLSLVGFGTFVLMKKADEEEAKEAAAKAPIAGEKTWDAKKLGRNHVETAVKYDMKPPVGGDHHPVWLNCDGDVYDKAVPEVNAVHSLEHGAVWVTYTKKAAEADVKALKDKVSDTPYTLMSPVDDQSGAIMLSAWGKQVTVDSASDPRVDAFFTKYVQGAQTPEPGAACTGGVGADGAGGAGMGQ comes from the coding sequence ATGGCCGCCAACCGTTCCGCCAACGCCGACCGCCGCGCCCGAATAGAGGAGATGCGCCGGGCCGAGCAGGCCCGCGAGCGCCGCAACCGCTTCCTCACCATCGGCGTCTCCGCCGTCGTCGTGCTGAGCCTCGTCGGCTTCGGCACCTTCGTGCTGATGAAGAAGGCCGACGAGGAGGAGGCCAAGGAGGCCGCCGCCAAGGCCCCGATCGCCGGCGAGAAGACCTGGGACGCGAAGAAGCTCGGCCGCAACCACGTCGAGACGGCCGTGAAGTACGACATGAAGCCGCCGGTCGGCGGCGACCACCACCCGGTCTGGCTGAACTGCGACGGCGACGTCTACGACAAGGCCGTCCCCGAGGTGAACGCCGTCCACTCGCTGGAGCACGGCGCCGTCTGGGTGACGTACACCAAGAAGGCCGCCGAGGCCGACGTGAAGGCGCTGAAGGACAAGGTCTCCGACACCCCCTACACGCTGATGAGCCCGGTCGACGACCAGTCCGGCGCGATCATGCTCTCCGCCTGGGGCAAGCAGGTCACCGTGGACAGCGCGAGCGACCCGCGCGTCGACGCCTTCTTCACCAAGTACGTGCAGGGCGCGCAGACCCCCGAGCCGGGCGCGGCCTGCACCGGCGGCGTCGGCGCCGACGGCGCGGGCGGCGCGGGGATGGGCCAGTGA
- a CDS encoding APC family permease yields the protein MTTTDDPAESGRPATTEDAAVLQDDGTKRQFISWLTLAFMTTASVASLRPAPTMAIYGLAAVFLYLLPALVFLLPTALVGAELASGWSGGIYRWVSEALGKPLGFLAVWCQFAMTIAYYPSLLAYVASTFAYVIDPSLAENGLYVAIVIVTVYWSGVWISSRGTRAIAGLSSFGLIVGTLVPGVLLVLLGLVFLGQGNPSAQPMSADHWLPPWTGLASLVLIVNNFLSYAGMEMNGVHVSSLREPKREYPKAMFLATGLVLLIFILPALAIAWVMPSEQLSLTAGLMQAFQAFFEHFSIGWMTRVVGVMLVCAALGGMLTWLSGPAKGLVLLSRQEGYLPPAFQKFNKAGSPTGIMVAQGVITTLIGILYAFSDSVSSSYWMFSVITVQIYLIAYLLMFVAVVRLRRTRPEVERGFRVPAVTWVASVGFVASVLALVIGFVPPDQFDGEPLWRYLLIVGGGLFVLGILIPVLLLRYRKPSWVHPDHREPSGTP from the coding sequence ATGACGACCACTGACGATCCGGCGGAGTCGGGCCGGCCCGCCACGACCGAGGACGCGGCGGTCCTCCAGGACGACGGCACCAAGCGGCAGTTCATCTCCTGGCTGACGCTCGCCTTCATGACCACGGCCTCCGTCGCCTCCCTCCGGCCCGCGCCGACCATGGCCATCTACGGACTCGCCGCGGTCTTCCTCTACCTGCTCCCGGCCCTCGTCTTCCTGCTGCCCACCGCCCTCGTCGGCGCCGAACTCGCCTCCGGCTGGTCCGGCGGCATCTACCGCTGGGTCAGCGAGGCCCTCGGCAAACCGCTCGGCTTCCTCGCCGTCTGGTGCCAGTTCGCCATGACGATCGCCTACTACCCGAGCCTGCTCGCCTACGTCGCCTCCACCTTCGCGTACGTCATCGACCCCTCGCTCGCCGAGAACGGCCTCTACGTCGCGATCGTCATCGTCACCGTCTACTGGTCCGGCGTCTGGATCTCCTCGCGCGGCACCAGGGCCATCGCCGGCCTCTCCTCCTTCGGCCTGATCGTCGGCACCCTCGTCCCCGGCGTGCTCCTCGTCCTCCTCGGCCTGGTCTTCCTCGGCCAGGGCAACCCCTCCGCCCAGCCGATGAGCGCCGACCACTGGCTGCCGCCGTGGACCGGCCTCGCCAGCCTCGTCCTCATCGTCAACAACTTCCTGTCCTACGCGGGCATGGAGATGAACGGCGTCCACGTCTCCTCGCTGCGCGAACCCAAGCGCGAGTACCCCAAGGCGATGTTCCTGGCCACCGGACTCGTCCTGCTGATCTTCATCCTCCCTGCCCTCGCCATCGCCTGGGTCATGCCGTCCGAGCAGCTCAGCCTCACCGCCGGCCTGATGCAGGCGTTCCAGGCGTTCTTCGAGCACTTCTCCATCGGCTGGATGACCCGCGTCGTCGGCGTCATGCTGGTCTGCGCCGCCCTCGGCGGCATGCTCACCTGGCTCTCCGGACCCGCCAAGGGCCTGGTCCTGCTCTCCCGCCAGGAGGGCTACCTCCCGCCCGCCTTCCAGAAGTTCAACAAGGCCGGCTCCCCGACCGGCATCATGGTCGCCCAGGGCGTCATCACCACCCTGATCGGCATCCTGTACGCCTTCAGCGACTCCGTCTCCAGCTCGTACTGGATGTTCTCCGTCATCACCGTGCAGATCTACCTGATCGCCTACCTGCTGATGTTCGTCGCCGTCGTCAGGCTCCGCCGCACCCGGCCGGAGGTGGAGCGCGGCTTCCGCGTCCCTGCCGTCACCTGGGTCGCCTCCGTCGGCTTCGTCGCCTCCGTCCTCGCCCTCGTTATCGGCTTCGTCCCGCCCGACCAGTTCGACGGCGAACCCCTCTGGCGCTACCTGCTGATCGTCGGCGGCGGCCTCTTCGTCCTCGGCATCCTCATCCCGGTCCTGCTCCTCAGGTACCGCAAGCCCTCGTGGGTCCACCCCGACCACCGGGAACCTTCCGGCACTCCCTGA
- a CDS encoding endonuclease/exonuclease/phosphatase family protein: protein MTGTEHGGAGGGRPGTSDRFRSALGRLRRDPGIWRRGILLAAVAVALTLLMALHAQIPNRVGNLGSLTETFLPWLGLFVPVLLLLALLRRSATALIALLLPAVVWLNLFGGLVADKSASGGDLTVATHNVNADNPDPAGTARQLAASGADVLALEELKADMVPVYERELAEKYPYHSVQGTVGLWSRLPLRDPRPVDIHMGWTRAMQATVVAPQGELRVYVAHLPSVRVNLDAGFTANQRDLSADALGEAIASDRAQRIVLLGDLNGTMNDRALNAVTAQLRSTQGAAGDGFGFSWPASFPMARIDQILVRGVEPVSSWALPETRSDHLPLAARITL from the coding sequence ATGACGGGGACGGAGCACGGCGGAGCGGGAGGCGGGCGTCCCGGAACCTCCGACCGGTTCCGCTCCGCGCTCGGCCGCCTCCGCCGCGACCCCGGCATCTGGCGGCGCGGCATCCTGCTGGCCGCCGTGGCCGTCGCCCTCACCCTCCTCATGGCCCTGCACGCGCAGATCCCCAACCGGGTCGGCAACCTCGGCAGCCTCACCGAGACCTTCCTGCCCTGGCTCGGCCTCTTCGTCCCGGTCCTGCTCCTCCTCGCGCTGCTGCGCCGCTCCGCCACCGCGCTGATCGCGCTGCTGCTCCCGGCGGTCGTCTGGCTCAACCTCTTCGGCGGGCTCGTGGCCGACAAGTCGGCGTCCGGCGGCGACCTCACCGTCGCCACCCACAACGTCAACGCCGACAACCCCGACCCCGCGGGCACCGCCCGCCAGCTCGCCGCCTCCGGCGCCGACGTGCTCGCCCTGGAGGAGCTGAAGGCCGACATGGTGCCGGTGTACGAGCGCGAGCTCGCGGAGAAGTACCCGTACCACTCCGTCCAGGGCACCGTCGGCCTGTGGAGCCGGCTGCCGCTGCGGGACCCGCGCCCGGTCGACATCCACATGGGCTGGACCCGCGCCATGCAGGCCACCGTCGTCGCCCCCCAGGGCGAACTGCGCGTGTACGTCGCCCACCTGCCCTCCGTGCGGGTCAACCTCGACGCCGGCTTCACCGCCAACCAGCGCGACCTGAGCGCCGACGCCCTCGGCGAGGCCATCGCGAGCGACCGGGCCCAGCGGATCGTCCTCCTCGGCGACCTCAACGGCACCATGAACGACCGTGCCCTCAACGCCGTCACCGCGCAGCTCCGCTCCACCCAGGGCGCGGCCGGCGACGGCTTCGGCTTCTCGTGGCCGGCCTCCTTCCCGATGGCCCGGATCGACCAGATCCTGGTCCGCGGCGTCGAGCCGGTCTCGTCGTGGGCGCTGCCGGAGACGCGGAGCGACCACCTGCCGCTCGCGGCCCGCATCACGCTCTGA
- a CDS encoding MFS transporter, with translation MPVALLALAISAFGIGTTEFVMMGLLPNVAGDLGTTVPTAGHLVSAYALGVVVGAPLLTALGSRVPRKRMLLLLMALFTVGNLASALAPGYGWLLAGRVLAGLPHGAFFGVGAVVAARLVRPDRQARAVATMFLGLTVANILGVPAATLLGQHLGWRATFLVVAVIGLASLAALARLVPELPVDERQGLGRELRALGRPQVLLGLLTAVFGFAGVFAVYSYLASMTTEVMGFGESTVTIVLALFGIGMTAGALAAGPLTDRAPRPTLYGSLAALAVTLVAFRFTVHVPWLALVTVVVLGAVGFMTTTPLQMLVMEKAKDAPTLASASNHSAFNLANAGGAWAGGAAIAAGWGWTSPALVGAALAAAGLAIAALAGLLDRREDRTGNAKGASHVVARSPLAGEAPVRTPVSPASGS, from the coding sequence ATGCCCGTGGCCCTGCTCGCCCTGGCCATCTCCGCTTTCGGCATCGGCACCACCGAGTTCGTGATGATGGGCCTGCTGCCCAACGTCGCCGGCGACCTCGGCACCACCGTCCCCACCGCGGGCCACCTCGTCTCCGCCTACGCCCTCGGCGTCGTCGTCGGCGCCCCGCTGCTCACCGCCCTCGGCTCCCGCGTCCCCCGCAAGCGGATGCTGCTCCTGCTGATGGCCCTCTTCACCGTCGGCAACCTCGCCTCCGCCCTCGCCCCCGGCTACGGCTGGCTGCTCGCCGGCCGGGTCCTCGCCGGCCTGCCGCACGGCGCCTTCTTCGGCGTCGGCGCCGTCGTCGCCGCCCGGCTCGTCCGCCCCGACCGGCAGGCCCGCGCCGTCGCCACCATGTTCCTGGGCCTCACCGTCGCCAACATCCTCGGCGTGCCCGCGGCCACCCTCCTCGGCCAGCACCTCGGCTGGCGGGCCACCTTCCTGGTCGTCGCCGTCATCGGCCTGGCCTCGCTCGCCGCCCTCGCCCGCCTGGTCCCCGAACTCCCCGTCGACGAGCGCCAGGGCCTGGGCCGCGAGCTGCGCGCGCTGGGCCGCCCGCAGGTGCTGCTCGGCCTGCTCACCGCCGTCTTCGGCTTCGCCGGCGTCTTCGCCGTCTACTCCTACCTGGCCTCCATGACCACCGAGGTGATGGGCTTCGGCGAGTCCACCGTCACGATCGTGCTCGCCCTCTTCGGCATCGGCATGACCGCCGGCGCGCTCGCCGCCGGACCGCTCACGGACCGGGCCCCGCGCCCCACCCTGTACGGCTCGCTGGCCGCGCTCGCCGTCACCCTGGTCGCCTTCCGCTTCACCGTCCACGTGCCCTGGCTCGCCCTGGTCACCGTGGTGGTGCTCGGCGCGGTCGGCTTCATGACCACCACCCCGCTGCAGATGCTCGTCATGGAGAAGGCGAAGGACGCCCCGACCCTCGCCTCCGCCTCCAACCACTCCGCCTTCAACCTCGCCAACGCGGGCGGCGCCTGGGCCGGCGGCGCCGCCATCGCCGCCGGCTGGGGCTGGACCTCCCCGGCCCTGGTCGGCGCGGCCCTCGCCGCCGCGGGCCTGGCGATCGCCGCCCTCGCCGGCCTCCTCGACCGCCGGGAGGACCGTACGGGCAACGCGAAGGGGGCCTCGCACGTCGTCGCGCGAAGCCCCCTCGCCGGCGAAGCCCCGGTCAGGACGCCGGTGTCTCCCGCCAGCGGTTCGTGA
- a CDS encoding TetR/AcrR family transcriptional regulator C-terminal ligand-binding domain-containing protein, whose translation MSLADGQNPGEPTEPGPRPRAAGPQAPGPGEAPGAAAPADGLPASASCPGEGPRRGRPRSEGVERAVFDAVIGLLEGGVPLGDISIERIARTAGVGKATIYRRWAGKEDLLVELIRSVEPPDPELPGTSVRDDLVMLLEFMRRRGLAKRTSALLRNMFAQMQSHPRLWDQYHRTAIEPRRRRGIEVLERGVATGEVRADLDLELVNDLFVGPLLLRTVLQPDADLSPDFPARVADAILDGVRPRN comes from the coding sequence GTGTCCTTGGCGGACGGCCAGAATCCCGGCGAGCCGACCGAGCCCGGCCCGCGCCCCCGCGCCGCCGGGCCGCAGGCCCCCGGGCCCGGCGAGGCCCCGGGGGCGGCCGCCCCCGCCGACGGGCTCCCGGCGTCGGCGTCCTGCCCCGGCGAGGGGCCCCGGCGGGGGCGGCCGCGGAGCGAGGGGGTGGAGCGGGCGGTCTTCGACGCCGTGATCGGGCTGCTGGAGGGCGGGGTCCCGCTCGGGGACATCTCCATCGAGCGGATCGCCCGGACCGCCGGCGTCGGCAAGGCCACGATCTACCGCCGCTGGGCCGGCAAGGAGGACCTCCTGGTCGAGCTGATCCGCTCCGTCGAGCCCCCGGACCCGGAGCTGCCCGGGACCTCGGTCCGCGACGACCTCGTGATGCTCCTGGAGTTCATGCGGCGGCGCGGGCTCGCCAAGCGGACCTCCGCGCTGCTGCGGAACATGTTCGCCCAGATGCAGAGCCACCCCCGGCTCTGGGACCAGTACCACCGCACCGCCATCGAACCCCGCCGCCGCCGCGGCATCGAGGTCCTGGAGCGCGGCGTCGCGACCGGCGAGGTCCGGGCCGACCTCGACCTGGAGCTGGTCAACGACCTCTTCGTCGGCCCGCTGCTGCTCCGTACCGTCCTCCAGCCCGACGCCGACCTGTCGCCGGACTTCCCGGCCCGCGTCGCCGACGCCATCCTCGACGGGGTCCGGCCGAGAAACTGA
- a CDS encoding CBS domain-containing protein: MTTAKDIMHPGARWIPEHETLDRAAQLMRDLNVGALPVADENERLCGIVTDRDIVVRCVAMGHDPAKVTCGSLAQGTPRWIDAGADVGAVLEEMQSHQIRRLPVIENKRLVGMISEADLAQQLSDEQLKAFCASVYAGS; the protein is encoded by the coding sequence ATGACCACGGCGAAGGACATCATGCACCCGGGAGCCCGGTGGATCCCGGAACACGAGACGCTCGACCGCGCGGCGCAGCTGATGCGCGACCTGAACGTGGGGGCGCTTCCCGTCGCCGACGAGAACGAACGCCTGTGCGGCATCGTGACCGACCGCGACATCGTGGTCCGCTGTGTGGCGATGGGCCACGACCCGGCGAAGGTGACCTGCGGCTCGCTCGCCCAGGGCACTCCGCGGTGGATCGACGCGGGCGCCGACGTGGGCGCGGTCCTGGAGGAGATGCAGAGCCACCAGATCCGGCGGCTGCCGGTGATCGAGAACAAGCGGCTGGTCGGCATGATCAGTGAGGCCGACCTGGCCCAGCAGCTCTCGGACGAGCAGCTGAAGGCGTTCTGCGCGAGCGTCTACGCCGGTTCCTGA
- a CDS encoding NAD+ synthase, translated as MHRLRLALNQIDSTVGDVAGNSEAIVHWTRHAVGQGAHLVAFPEMALTGYPVEDLALRPSFVEASRAALTALAERLADEGFGEVPVVVGYLDRTERAVPRLGRPAGSPENAAAVLHRGRAVLRFAKHHLPNYGVFDEFRYFVQGDTLPVLRVRGVDVALAICEDLWQEGGRVPAARSARAGLLLSVNASPYERNKDDTRLELVRKRAQEAGCTTAYLASTGGQDELVFDGDSIVVDAAGEVIARAPQFTEGSVILDLDLPAADPDAPAPGTVVDDGLRIDRAVLAGEAGEPVAPYEAELTGGYAQRLDDDEEVYSALVIGLRAYVAKNGFSSVVIGLSGGIDSALVAAIACDALGADRVHGVSMPSKYSSEHSKGDAAELARRTGLHFRTVPIGPMFDAYMASLQLTGLAEENLQSRLRGTTLMAISNQEGHLVLAPGNKSELAVGYSTLYGDSVGAYGPIKDVYKSDVFRLARWRNRAAEERGQTPPIPENSLVKPPSAELRPGQVDTDSLPDYEVLDRILALYVDGDEGRDAIVAAGFDAELVARTLRMVDAAEYKRRQYPPGTKISAKGFGKDRRLPITNRWRETPAS; from the coding sequence GTGCATCGACTACGCCTCGCGCTGAATCAGATCGACTCGACCGTCGGGGACGTCGCCGGGAACTCCGAGGCGATCGTCCACTGGACCCGGCACGCCGTCGGACAGGGCGCGCACCTCGTCGCGTTCCCCGAGATGGCGCTGACCGGCTACCCCGTCGAGGACCTGGCCCTGCGGCCGTCCTTCGTCGAAGCCTCCCGGGCGGCGCTGACCGCGCTCGCGGAGCGGCTCGCCGACGAGGGCTTCGGCGAGGTGCCGGTCGTCGTCGGCTATCTCGACCGCACCGAGCGGGCGGTGCCCCGGCTCGGCCGCCCGGCCGGCTCGCCGGAGAACGCGGCGGCGGTGCTGCACCGGGGCCGGGCCGTGCTCCGCTTCGCCAAGCACCACCTGCCGAACTACGGCGTCTTCGACGAGTTCCGCTACTTCGTGCAGGGCGACACCCTGCCGGTGCTGCGGGTGCGCGGCGTCGACGTGGCGCTCGCGATCTGCGAGGACCTGTGGCAGGAGGGCGGCCGGGTGCCGGCGGCCCGCTCCGCCCGGGCCGGACTGCTGCTGTCGGTCAACGCCTCGCCGTACGAGCGGAACAAGGACGACACCCGGCTGGAGCTGGTCCGCAAACGGGCCCAGGAGGCCGGCTGCACGACCGCCTATCTGGCGTCGACCGGCGGGCAGGACGAGCTGGTCTTCGACGGGGACTCGATCGTGGTGGACGCGGCGGGCGAGGTGATCGCGCGGGCCCCGCAGTTCACCGAGGGCAGCGTGATCCTCGACCTGGACCTGCCGGCCGCCGACCCGGACGCCCCGGCGCCGGGGACGGTGGTGGACGACGGGCTGCGGATCGACCGGGCGGTGCTCGCCGGGGAGGCCGGCGAGCCGGTCGCGCCGTACGAGGCGGAGCTGACGGGCGGTTACGCGCAGCGGCTCGACGACGACGAGGAGGTCTACTCGGCGCTCGTCATCGGCCTCCGGGCGTACGTCGCGAAGAACGGTTTCAGCTCGGTGGTGATCGGCCTCTCCGGCGGCATCGACTCGGCCCTGGTCGCCGCGATCGCCTGCGACGCGCTCGGCGCGGACCGGGTGCACGGGGTGTCGATGCCGTCGAAGTACTCGTCCGAGCACTCGAAGGGCGACGCGGCCGAGCTGGCCCGCAGGACCGGCCTGCACTTCCGCACGGTGCCGATCGGGCCGATGTTCGACGCGTACATGGCCTCCCTGCAGCTCACCGGCCTCGCCGAGGAGAACCTCCAGTCGCGGCTGCGCGGCACCACCCTGATGGCGATCTCCAACCAGGAGGGCCACCTCGTCCTCGCCCCGGGCAACAAGTCCGAGCTGGCGGTGGGCTACTCGACCCTCTACGGCGACTCCGTCGGCGCCTACGGGCCGATCAAGGACGTCTACAAGTCGGACGTCTTCCGGCTGGCCCGCTGGCGCAACCGGGCCGCCGAGGAGCGCGGGCAGACCCCGCCGATCCCGGAGAACTCCCTCGTGAAGCCCCCCAGCGCCGAGCTGCGCCCGGGCCAGGTGGACACCGACTCGCTGCCGGACTACGAGGTGCTCGACCGGATCCTCGCCCTGTACGTGGACGGGGACGAGGGCCGGGACGCGATCGTGGCGGCCGGTTTCGACGCGGAACTGGTGGCCCGGACGCTGCGGATGGTGGACGCGGCGGAGTACAAGCGGCGCCAGTACCCGCCGGGCACCAAGATCTCGGCGAAGGGCTTCGGCAAGGACCGGCGGCTCCCGATCACGAACCGCTGGCGGGAGACACCGGCGTCCTGA
- a CDS encoding DUF305 domain-containing protein, with protein sequence MSARRTRYAAVTAVALSVLFAAGAVTVASAEREEAPRTPDSASADAGFARDMAVHHQQAVEMSFIVRDRTEDESVRRLAYDIANTQANQRGMMLGWLDVWGLPKVESGTAPMTWMGMPVTGDAASRDGALMPGMATRTQLDALRKASGKEAEILYLRLMTAHHKGGVHMAQGCVQKCSVDIERDLAQGMVDAQESEIALMADMLRKRGATA encoded by the coding sequence GTGAGCGCCCGCCGCACCCGGTACGCGGCGGTGACCGCGGTCGCCCTCTCGGTGCTGTTCGCCGCGGGCGCGGTCACGGTCGCCTCGGCCGAGCGCGAGGAGGCGCCCCGGACCCCGGACTCCGCCTCGGCGGACGCCGGCTTCGCCCGGGACATGGCGGTCCACCACCAGCAGGCCGTCGAGATGTCCTTCATCGTCCGCGACCGGACGGAGGACGAGTCGGTGCGCCGGCTCGCGTACGACATCGCCAACACCCAGGCCAACCAGCGCGGGATGATGCTGGGCTGGCTCGACGTGTGGGGCCTGCCGAAGGTCGAGTCGGGCACCGCGCCGATGACCTGGATGGGCATGCCGGTCACCGGCGACGCCGCGTCCCGGGACGGCGCGCTGATGCCCGGCATGGCGACGCGGACCCAGCTGGACGCGCTGCGCAAGGCCTCCGGCAAGGAGGCCGAGATCCTCTACCTGCGGCTGATGACCGCCCACCACAAGGGCGGGGTGCACATGGCGCAGGGCTGTGTGCAGAAGTGCTCGGTGGACATCGAGCGGGACCTCGCGCAGGGCATGGTCGACGCCCAGGAGTCGGAGATCGCGCTGATGGCGGACATGCTCCGCAAGCGCGGCGCGACCGCCTGA